Proteins encoded by one window of Gehongia tenuis:
- the rpoB gene encoding DNA-directed RNA polymerase subunit beta, translating into MVHAVQMGKRTRHSFSRIQEVLDMPDLIEVQKNSYRKFLEEDLWEVLNDVSPITDYAENLVLEFKGYTLEDTPKYSVEECKERDTNYSSRLKVSVRLTNRETGESIDQEVFMGDFPLMTEQGTFIINGAERVIVSQLVRSPGVYFDETIDKTGNHLYSATVIPNRGAWLEYETDSNEIMWVKMDRTRKLPITVLLRALGYGTDAEIISLLGEDDRIKLTLERDTAKTREEGLLEVYKRLRPGEPPTAESAQSLLHSLFFDNKRYDLARVGRYKFNKKLALAARIAGQTLAEPVVDPRTGEILAEAEEKISREKAWELQNAGVNVAVIHADGRKLRVVGNHFVDASGYLPFEPREAGVREKVHYPTLMELMEKAEAEGDLKEIIRANLDRLEPKTICIDDIVASISYAVGLNYGVGNTDDIDHLGNRRVRSVGELLQNQIRIGLFRLERVVKERMSIQDLDTTTPQALINIRPVAAAIKEFFGSSQLSQFMDQTNPLAELTHKRRLSALGPGGLNRERASFEVRDVHHSHYGRMCPIETPEGPNIGLIGSLATFARINEYGFIESPYRKVDKEKKIVTDEIYYLTADEEDLYTIAQANEQLDENGWFVDERVTSRRRDEIVEVPREEIDFMDVSPKQLVSVAAAMLPFLENDDANRALMGSNMQRQAVPLLVPEAPIVGTGMEYKAARDSGVMFLAKHAGVVERVSAKEIVVKSDEGDKDIYRLTKFSRSNQGTCINQRPIVKVGERVEKGQVIADGPSTDEGEIALGRNILMGFMTWEGYNYEDAILISEKLVKEDVFTSIHIEEYESEARDTKLGPEEITRDIPNVGEDALRDLDERGIIRIGAEVRSGDILVGKVTPKGETELTAEERLLRAIFGEKAREVRDTSLRVPHGEGGIIVDVKVFTRENRDELPAGVNELVTVYIAQKRKISVGDKMAGRHGNKGVISRILPEEDMPFLPDGTPLEIVLNPLGVPSRMNIGQVLEVHLGMAAKALGWHIATPVFDGANEEEIMDCLEQAGLPRHGKMTLYDGRSGEPFENPVTVGYMYILKLAHLVDDKIHARSTGPYSLVTQQPLGGKAQFGGQRFGEMEVWALEAYGAAHTLQEILTVKSDDIVGRVKTYESIVRGQNIPEPGVPESFKVLIKELQSLALDVKVLTEDNEEISIRESVDDEVDLLENVVEPKEETDTLLMYDSVIPEADEPITDLELDDLANIPGLDELDDGLLGDLSQEDEDEDF; encoded by the coding sequence ATGGTTCATGCGGTGCAAATGGGCAAACGTACCCGGCACAGTTTTTCTAGGATCCAGGAAGTTCTGGATATGCCCGATCTCATCGAGGTACAGAAGAACTCCTACCGAAAGTTCTTGGAAGAGGACCTTTGGGAAGTTTTGAACGATGTATCCCCCATCACCGATTATGCGGAAAATTTGGTGCTCGAATTCAAGGGCTACACCTTGGAGGACACGCCCAAGTATTCCGTGGAGGAATGCAAGGAGCGGGACACCAACTATTCCTCCCGGCTCAAGGTATCGGTGCGCCTCACCAATCGTGAGACGGGTGAGTCCATCGATCAGGAGGTCTTCATGGGCGATTTTCCGCTCATGACCGAGCAGGGCACCTTCATTATTAATGGCGCGGAGCGGGTTATCGTTTCCCAGCTCGTGCGCTCGCCCGGCGTCTATTTTGATGAGACCATCGACAAAACGGGCAACCATCTCTATTCGGCCACGGTCATCCCCAATCGGGGCGCCTGGCTGGAATACGAGACCGATTCCAATGAGATCATGTGGGTGAAGATGGACCGCACGAGAAAGCTGCCCATCACCGTCCTTCTGCGCGCTTTGGGCTACGGCACCGATGCTGAGATCATCTCCCTTCTTGGGGAGGACGACCGCATCAAGCTGACCCTGGAGCGGGACACGGCTAAGACCCGGGAAGAGGGACTTCTCGAGGTCTATAAGCGCCTGCGCCCCGGCGAGCCGCCCACGGCGGAGTCCGCCCAGTCCTTACTACATTCTTTATTCTTTGATAATAAGCGTTATGACCTTGCCCGGGTGGGCCGCTATAAATTTAATAAGAAACTGGCCCTGGCCGCCCGTATTGCGGGCCAGACCCTGGCTGAGCCGGTGGTGGACCCCAGGACCGGTGAAATCCTGGCCGAGGCCGAGGAGAAGATTTCCCGGGAAAAGGCTTGGGAGCTCCAAAATGCCGGCGTCAACGTGGCGGTGATCCACGCTGACGGCAGAAAGCTTCGGGTCGTGGGCAACCACTTTGTGGATGCTTCCGGTTACCTTCCCTTTGAACCCAGGGAGGCGGGCGTTCGGGAGAAGGTTCACTATCCCACGCTCATGGAGCTCATGGAGAAGGCGGAGGCTGAAGGCGACCTCAAGGAGATCATTCGGGCCAATTTGGACCGGTTGGAGCCCAAGACCATCTGCATCGACGATATCGTAGCGTCCATCAGCTATGCGGTGGGCCTCAATTATGGCGTGGGCAATACCGATGACATCGACCATCTGGGCAACCGCCGGGTGCGTTCGGTGGGCGAGCTGCTGCAAAATCAGATCCGCATCGGCCTGTTCCGTTTGGAGCGGGTGGTGAAGGAGCGCATGTCCATTCAGGACCTGGATACCACCACGCCTCAGGCCCTCATCAATATCCGGCCGGTGGCGGCTGCCATCAAGGAGTTCTTTGGCTCCTCGCAGCTGTCCCAGTTCATGGATCAGACCAACCCGCTGGCCGAGCTCACCCATAAGCGCCGTCTTTCCGCACTGGGACCCGGCGGCCTTAACCGCGAGCGGGCGAGCTTTGAGGTCCGGGACGTGCATCACTCCCACTATGGACGGATGTGCCCCATCGAGACTCCTGAAGGCCCGAACATCGGTCTTATCGGATCGCTGGCCACCTTTGCCAGGATCAATGAATACGGCTTTATCGAATCTCCCTACCGCAAGGTGGACAAGGAAAAGAAGATCGTGACCGACGAGATCTACTACCTGACCGCCGACGAGGAGGATCTGTACACCATTGCGCAGGCCAACGAGCAGCTGGACGAGAACGGCTGGTTCGTGGATGAGCGCGTTACTTCCCGCCGCAGGGATGAGATCGTGGAAGTGCCGAGGGAAGAGATTGACTTCATGGACGTGTCGCCCAAGCAGCTGGTCTCCGTGGCGGCAGCCATGCTTCCCTTCCTGGAGAACGACGATGCGAACCGTGCGCTCATGGGTTCGAATATGCAGCGCCAGGCGGTTCCGCTTCTGGTTCCCGAGGCGCCCATCGTGGGCACTGGTATGGAATACAAAGCTGCCCGGGATTCGGGCGTCATGTTCCTTGCGAAACACGCCGGTGTGGTGGAGCGGGTCTCCGCCAAGGAAATCGTGGTAAAAAGCGACGAAGGCGACAAGGATATCTATCGCCTCACCAAATTTTCCCGGTCCAATCAGGGCACCTGCATCAACCAGCGGCCCATTGTGAAGGTGGGCGAACGGGTGGAAAAAGGGCAGGTCATCGCCGATGGACCTTCCACCGACGAGGGCGAGATCGCTCTTGGCCGGAACATCCTGATGGGTTTCATGACCTGGGAAGGCTACAATTATGAAGACGCTATCCTGATCAGCGAGAAGCTGGTCAAGGAGGACGTGTTCACTTCCATCCATATTGAGGAATACGAATCCGAAGCCCGGGACACCAAGCTTGGGCCGGAGGAGATCACCCGGGATATCCCCAACGTGGGCGAGGACGCCCTCCGCGACCTTGACGAGCGCGGTATCATCCGCATCGGCGCCGAGGTGCGTTCCGGAGATATTCTGGTGGGCAAGGTTACCCCGAAGGGTGAGACCGAGCTGACGGCAGAGGAACGGCTGCTCCGCGCCATCTTCGGTGAGAAGGCGCGGGAGGTCCGGGACACTTCCCTCCGTGTTCCCCATGGCGAGGGCGGCATCATCGTGGACGTTAAGGTGTTCACCCGCGAAAACCGGGATGAGCTGCCGGCCGGTGTCAATGAATTGGTTACCGTGTACATTGCCCAGAAACGTAAGATTTCCGTGGGTGACAAGATGGCGGGCCGCCACGGCAACAAGGGTGTTATCTCCCGGATTCTGCCCGAAGAGGATATGCCTTTCCTGCCCGATGGCACGCCCCTTGAGATCGTGCTCAATCCCCTTGGCGTTCCTTCCCGTATGAACATCGGTCAGGTGCTGGAGGTTCATTTGGGTATGGCGGCCAAGGCCCTTGGATGGCACATTGCAACGCCCGTTTTCGACGGCGCAAACGAGGAGGAGATCATGGACTGCCTGGAGCAGGCCGGTCTTCCCCGCCACGGCAAGATGACCCTCTACGATGGCCGGAGCGGCGAACCCTTCGAGAATCCGGTCACCGTGGGTTATATGTATATCTTGAAATTGGCCCACTTGGTGGATGACAAGATCCATGCCCGGTCCACCGGTCCCTACTCGCTGGTGACGCAGCAGCCTTTGGGCGGCAAGGCCCAGTTCGGCGGCCAGCGCTTCGGTGAGATGGAGGTGTGGGCGCTGGAGGCCTATGGCGCGGCCCATACCCTCCAGGAAATCTTGACGGTGAAGTCCGACGATATCGTGGGCCGTGTGAAGACCTACGAATCCATCGTTCGGGGACAGAACATTCCCGAACCGGGTGTGCCCGAGTCCTTTAAGGTTCTCATCAAGGAACTGCAGAGCCTGGCCCTTGATGTGAAGGTGCTCACCGAGGATAATGAGGAGATCTCCATCCGTGAGTCGGTGGACGATGAAGTGGATCTTTTGGAGAATGTGGTGGAGCCCAAGGAAGAGACGGATACGCTGCTCATGTACGATTCCGTTATTCCCGAAGCCGATGAACCCATCACCGATCTGGAGCTGGATGATCTGGCCAATATCCCCGGCCTTGATGAATTGGACGACGGACTGTTGGGCGATCTGAGCCAAGAGGACGAAGACGAGGATTTCTAA
- a CDS encoding ribosomal L7Ae/L30e/S12e/Gadd45 family protein has translation MLETLQEKPLKVGMKQVQRAVENGETSEVYLAEDADDFILHRLLELCKQRNIAAIKVPTMKELGQACGIDVGAAVACVVREN, from the coding sequence ATGCTGGAGACTCTTCAAGAAAAACCACTGAAAGTTGGCATGAAGCAGGTGCAGCGGGCCGTGGAAAACGGCGAAACCTCGGAGGTATATCTGGCAGAGGATGCCGACGACTTCATCCTCCATAGACTGCTGGAACTGTGTAAGCAAAGGAACATTGCGGCTATCAAGGTTCCCACCATGAAGGAATTAGGCCAAGCCTGCGGCATTGACGTGGGCGCGGCGGTGGCTTGCGTTGTTCGTGAAAACTGA
- the rpsL gene encoding 30S ribosomal protein S12: MPTINQLVKQGRKKVTYKSNSPILENCPQKRGVCLNVRTQTPKKPNSALRKIARVRLVNGLEGYAYIPGIGHNLQEHSVVLIRGGRVKDLPGVRYHIVRGALDAAGVDKRRQARSRYGTKRPK, from the coding sequence ATGCCCACGATTAACCAATTGGTGAAACAAGGAAGAAAGAAAGTCACCTACAAGTCCAACTCCCCAATTCTGGAGAATTGCCCCCAGAAGCGCGGTGTATGCTTGAACGTTCGTACCCAGACCCCCAAGAAGCCGAATTCGGCTCTGCGGAAAATTGCCAGGGTTCGTCTGGTGAACGGACTGGAAGGTTATGCCTACATTCCCGGAATTGGTCACAACTTGCAGGAGCACTCCGTCGTGCTGATTCGCGGCGGCCGTGTGAAGGACCTGCCCGGTGTGCGTTATCACATCGTGCGCGGTGCTTTGGATGCAGCCGGTGTGGATAAGCGTCGTCAGGCGCGTAGCCGTTACGGCACCAAGCGC
- the rpoC gene encoding DNA-directed RNA polymerase subunit beta' yields MFELNNFDSMQIALASPEKIREWSRGEVKKPETINYRTLKPEKDGLFCERIFGPTKDWECHCGKYKRIRYKGIICDKCGVEVTRSKVRRERMGHIELAAPVSHIWYFKGTPSRMGLLLDISPRILEKVLYFAAFIVLDPGDTPLAYKQLLTEKEYREYQDKYPGQFVAKMGAEAVKKLLQDIDLEAQAEQLKKETKEATGQKKIRAIKRLEVVEAFHKSGNKPEWMILDVVPVIPPEIRPMVQLDGGRFATSDLNDLYRRVINRNNRLKKLLELGAPDIIVRNEKRMLQEAVDALIDNGRRGRPVTGPGNRPLKSLSDMLRGKQGRFRQNLLGKRVDYSGRSVIVVGPELKMYQCGLPKEMAIELFKPFVMKRLVKDKIAPNIKSAKRRVERGSPEVWDILEEVIKEHPVLLNRAPTLHRLGIQAFEPVLVEGRALKLHPLACTAYNADFDGDQMAVHVPLSVEAQAEARFLMLAANNILKPQDGKPVVSPTQDMVIGIYYLTIERDGAKGEGSVYGDVNEAIMAYETGEAELQAKVKVRLTREQDGRKVQKLVDTTVGRVIFNEIIPQDLGFVDRSNPDNLFELEINFLVDKKKLGQIVDRCYRVHGPTKTSEVLDNIKSLGFKVSTRAAITVSVADILIPDEKKDLLQKAQDQVIETEKLFRRGLLDENGRFERVVDIWTKCSDQVTKAMMNNLDPFNPIYMMAQSGARGSINQIRQLAAMRGLMADPSGRIIELPIRANFREGLTVLEFFISSHGARKGLADTALRTADSGYLTRRLVDVSQDVIVRDTDCFETAGESIKGIWVSAIKNGNELIESLADRIVGRYSVDEVVDPSTGEVLVGSNEMITADIAHKIEASGVEVVHIRSILSCRSRHGVCAKCYGSDLSTGRPVSIGEAVGTVAAQSIGEPGTQLTMRTFHTGGVAGDDITQGLPRVEELFEARKPKGQAIISDIYGTVEINETKKRREVVVTGEDGETKSYLIPYGAHLRVGNGDRVEAGDALTDGSINPHDILKIKGVKGVHDYLLKEVCTVYHMQGVDISDKHIEVIIRQMLRKVKIEDAGDTDMLPGSLMDIFKFEEENERVVQAGGQPAIAKRVLLGITKAALATDSFLSAASFQETARVLTDAAIKGKVDPLVGLKENVIIGKLIPAGTGMKRYKDIEVEVKEDAEEPEEILS; encoded by the coding sequence TTGTTTGAATTAAACAACTTTGATTCCATGCAGATCGCCTTGGCTTCTCCCGAGAAGATTCGGGAATGGTCCAGGGGCGAGGTCAAAAAGCCCGAAACGATCAACTACCGCACGCTGAAGCCGGAGAAGGACGGCCTGTTCTGCGAGCGGATCTTTGGACCCACCAAGGACTGGGAGTGCCACTGCGGCAAGTATAAGCGTATCCGCTACAAGGGGATCATCTGCGACAAGTGCGGCGTGGAGGTCACCCGTTCCAAGGTGCGCCGGGAGCGCATGGGCCACATCGAGCTTGCGGCTCCCGTGTCCCACATCTGGTACTTCAAGGGGACCCCGTCCCGGATGGGTCTGCTCCTTGATATCTCGCCCCGAATTCTGGAGAAGGTGCTGTACTTTGCCGCCTTCATTGTGCTGGATCCGGGCGATACCCCGCTGGCTTACAAGCAGCTGCTCACGGAAAAGGAGTACAGGGAGTATCAGGACAAATATCCTGGCCAGTTTGTGGCAAAGATGGGCGCTGAGGCGGTCAAAAAACTGCTGCAGGACATCGATCTTGAGGCTCAGGCCGAGCAGCTCAAAAAGGAGACCAAGGAGGCCACCGGCCAGAAGAAGATCCGCGCCATCAAGCGCCTGGAAGTGGTGGAAGCCTTTCATAAGAGCGGCAATAAGCCCGAGTGGATGATTTTGGACGTGGTGCCGGTCATCCCACCGGAAATCCGGCCTATGGTGCAGCTGGACGGCGGCCGGTTCGCCACCTCCGATCTCAACGATCTCTATCGCCGGGTGATCAACCGGAACAACCGCTTGAAGAAGCTGCTTGAGCTGGGCGCACCCGACATCATTGTACGCAACGAGAAGCGTATGCTCCAGGAGGCTGTGGACGCCCTCATCGATAATGGCCGTCGGGGCCGTCCCGTAACCGGCCCCGGAAACCGTCCCCTCAAATCGCTGTCCGATATGCTCAGGGGTAAGCAGGGCCGTTTCCGTCAGAACCTTTTGGGTAAGCGGGTGGACTACTCCGGCCGTTCGGTTATCGTCGTCGGTCCGGAGCTCAAGATGTACCAGTGCGGACTGCCGAAGGAGATGGCCATCGAGCTGTTCAAGCCCTTTGTCATGAAGCGGCTGGTCAAGGACAAGATCGCGCCCAACATCAAGAGTGCTAAGCGCCGCGTGGAGCGGGGCTCCCCCGAGGTTTGGGATATTCTGGAGGAAGTTATCAAGGAGCATCCGGTTCTGCTGAACCGTGCGCCCACGCTTCATCGCCTGGGCATCCAGGCCTTTGAGCCAGTGCTGGTGGAAGGCCGTGCCCTGAAGCTCCATCCTCTGGCCTGTACCGCGTACAACGCCGACTTTGACGGCGACCAGATGGCCGTGCACGTACCTCTTTCGGTGGAAGCTCAGGCGGAAGCCCGCTTCCTCATGCTGGCGGCCAACAATATTTTGAAGCCTCAGGATGGCAAACCCGTGGTTTCGCCCACCCAGGACATGGTTATCGGCATCTACTATCTCACCATTGAACGGGACGGCGCCAAAGGCGAAGGAAGCGTCTATGGCGATGTGAATGAGGCCATTATGGCCTATGAGACCGGCGAAGCCGAGCTTCAGGCCAAGGTGAAGGTGCGCCTCACCCGTGAACAGGACGGCCGGAAGGTCCAAAAGCTGGTGGATACCACTGTGGGCCGTGTGATCTTCAACGAGATCATTCCCCAGGACCTGGGCTTTGTGGATCGCTCCAATCCCGACAACCTGTTCGAACTGGAGATCAATTTTCTGGTGGACAAGAAAAAGTTGGGTCAGATCGTGGACCGCTGCTACAGGGTCCATGGTCCCACGAAGACCTCAGAAGTACTGGACAACATCAAGAGCCTGGGCTTCAAGGTTTCCACCCGGGCTGCGATCACGGTCAGTGTGGCCGATATCCTGATTCCTGATGAAAAGAAGGATTTGCTTCAAAAAGCTCAGGATCAGGTCATTGAGACGGAGAAGCTGTTCCGCCGCGGTCTGCTCGATGAGAATGGCCGTTTTGAACGGGTGGTGGATATCTGGACCAAGTGTTCCGATCAGGTCACCAAGGCCATGATGAACAACCTGGATCCCTTCAATCCCATTTATATGATGGCTCAGTCCGGTGCTCGTGGTTCCATCAACCAGATCCGTCAGCTGGCCGCCATGCGCGGACTGATGGCCGATCCCTCGGGTCGAATCATCGAGCTGCCCATCCGGGCAAACTTCCGTGAGGGCCTCACGGTGCTGGAGTTTTTCATCTCCTCTCATGGCGCCCGCAAAGGTTTGGCTGATACTGCCCTTCGGACGGCGGACTCCGGATATCTTACGCGACGCCTGGTGGACGTTTCCCAGGATGTTATCGTCCGGGATACCGACTGCTTTGAGACCGCCGGCGAATCCATCAAGGGTATCTGGGTGAGCGCGATCAAGAACGGCAACGAGCTCATCGAGTCTCTGGCGGACCGCATCGTGGGCCGTTACTCGGTGGACGAAGTGGTGGATCCTTCCACCGGTGAGGTGCTGGTGGGTTCCAATGAGATGATCACCGCGGATATCGCCCACAAAATTGAGGCGTCGGGCGTTGAGGTGGTGCACATTCGTTCCATCCTCTCCTGCCGCAGCCGCCACGGCGTCTGCGCCAAGTGCTACGGTTCCGATCTGTCCACGGGCCGGCCTGTCTCCATCGGTGAAGCGGTGGGTACGGTCGCTGCTCAGTCCATTGGCGAACCTGGTACTCAGCTGACCATGCGTACGTTCCATACCGGCGGTGTTGCCGGTGACGATATCACCCAGGGTCTTCCCCGCGTGGAAGAGCTCTTCGAGGCCAGAAAGCCCAAGGGTCAGGCCATTATCTCGGATATCTATGGTACTGTGGAGATCAATGAGACCAAGAAGCGCCGCGAGGTGGTGGTGACCGGCGAGGATGGAGAGACCAAGTCCTATCTGATTCCTTACGGTGCGCACCTGCGGGTGGGTAACGGGGACCGGGTGGAGGCGGGCGACGCGCTGACCGACGGTTCCATCAATCCCCATGATATTCTTAAGATTAAGGGCGTCAAAGGGGTGCACGATTATCTTCTTAAAGAAGTGTGCACGGTGTACCATATGCAGGGCGTGGATATCTCCGATAAACACATCGAGGTTATCATTCGTCAGATGCTGCGGAAGGTCAAAATTGAGGATGCTGGCGACACCGACATGCTTCCTGGAAGCCTGATGGATATCTTCAAGTTCGAGGAGGAGAATGAACGGGTGGTGCAGGCGGGCGGTCAACCTGCCATCGCCAAGCGTGTGCTGCTGGGCATTACGAAAGCGGCGCTCGCCACCGACTCCTTCCTGTCCGCGGCTTCTTTCCAGGAAACTGCCCGCGTTTTGACCGATGCCGCCATCAAGGGCAAGGTCGATCCGCTGGTGGGCCTCAAGGAGAACGTGATCATCGGCAAACTCATTCCCGCAGGCACCGGTATGAAGCGCTACAAGGATATTGAGGTCGAGGTCAAGGAGGATGCGGAGGAACCCGAGGAAATCCTGTCGTAA